The following coding sequences lie in one Epinephelus lanceolatus isolate andai-2023 chromosome 24, ASM4190304v1, whole genome shotgun sequence genomic window:
- the sctr gene encoding secretin receptor isoform X2, producing the protein MWDDLNCWPPASLGETVSQPCPDVFNSEGKVHRNCTASGWTDPLVPHEDACGYTFNETLHFLGESSDSHLYFSYVKTMYTAGYTLSLISLTIAVTIFCLFRKLHCTRNHIHIQLFISFILRAIFIFIRDALLFTNEEIYHCDYYPVACKVVLMFSNYSILANYSWLLAEGHFLFTLVSRSFFSLKKHLAWYIVLSWGLPLIVIVSWGCAKYFYEDEGCWETRRHEWIWWILRVPVLLTISMNLIFFLGILRILVSKLRMPDAQRNEFSQYKRLIKSTFFLVALFGLHYILFVFLPVQVSSSVFKIWTFAELALSSTQGFVVAVLYCFMNGEVQHEFQRRWRRWRLTQHLPSRRRQHHSSISHSGSPHTQVSLLPCSPGNPTTGGLPMDTMAM; encoded by the exons ATGTGGGATGACCTGAACTGCTGGCCACCTGCATCTCTTGGAGAAACTGTCTCTCAGCCATGTCCAGACGTTTTCAATTCAGAAG GTAAAGTGCACCGCAACTGCACCGCCAGTGGCTGGACAGACCCGCTCGTCCCACATGAAGATGCATGCGGCTACACTTTCAATGAGACGCTCCACTTCCTTGGAGAG TCCTCAGATTCCCATTTGTATTTCTCCTACGTGAAGACCATGTACACAGCTGGGTACACCCTCTCTCTCATCTCCCTCACCATCGCTGTCACCATATTCTGTCTGTTTAG aaagcTGCACTGTACCAGGAACCACATTCACATCCAGCTGTTTATCTCCTTCATCCTGAGAgccatcttcatcttcatccgAGATGCTCTGCTATTCACTAATGAAGAGATCTACCACTGTGACTACTACCCG GTGGCATGTAAAGTTGTGCTGATGTTTTCCAACTACTCCATCCTGGCAAACTACAGCTGGCTGCTGGCGGAGGGTCACTTCCTCTTCACGCTGGTGAGCCGCTCCTTCTTCTCCCTAAAGAAACACCTGGCCTGGTACATCGTCCTAAGCTGGG GCTTACCTCTAATTGTTATTGTCTCCTGGGGATGTGCCAAGTACTTTTACGAAGACGAAGG CTGTTGGGAGACCAGGAGACATGAATGGATTTGGTGGATACTTCGAGTGCCGGTTCTTCTGACTATATCT ATGAACCTCATCTTTTTCTTGGGCATTTTGAGGATACTGGTGAGCAAACTCAGAATGCCAGATGCACAGAGGAATGAATTCAGCCAGTACAA GAGGCTGATCAAATCtacattttttctggtggctCTGTTTGGTCTGCATTACatcctgtttgttttcttacCTGTTCAAGTCAGCAGCTCAGTGTTTAAGATATGGACCTTTGCAGAGCTGGCTCTGTCTTCCACACAG GGTTTTGTGGTCGCTGTGCTCTACTGCTTCATGAACGGAGAG GTGCAGCATGAGTttcagaggaggtggaggaggtggaggctgaCTCAGCACCTGCCCAGTCGGCGGAGGCAGCATCACAGCTCCATCAGCCACAGCGGGTCTCCCCACACACAGGTCTCCCTGCTGCCCTGCTCCCCAGGCAACCCGACAACAGGCGGACTCCCCATGGATACTATGGCGATGTGA
- the sctr gene encoding secretin receptor isoform X1, with product MEKRKLSDTMKKVGLIGVLLLPQAKSSSGCHPHVNLVREEEKCMTDLLKSHRATENNISVHCKGMWDDLNCWPPASLGETVSQPCPDVFNSEGKVHRNCTASGWTDPLVPHEDACGYTFNETLHFLGESSDSHLYFSYVKTMYTAGYTLSLISLTIAVTIFCLFRKLHCTRNHIHIQLFISFILRAIFIFIRDALLFTNEEIYHCDYYPVACKVVLMFSNYSILANYSWLLAEGHFLFTLVSRSFFSLKKHLAWYIVLSWGLPLIVIVSWGCAKYFYEDEGCWETRRHEWIWWILRVPVLLTISMNLIFFLGILRILVSKLRMPDAQRNEFSQYKRLIKSTFFLVALFGLHYILFVFLPVQVSSSVFKIWTFAELALSSTQGFVVAVLYCFMNGEVQHEFQRRWRRWRLTQHLPSRRRQHHSSISHSGSPHTQVSLLPCSPGNPTTGGLPMDTMAM from the exons ATGGAAAAAAGGAAGCTGTCAGACACAATGAAAAAAGTTGGACTTATTGGAGTGCTGCTGTTACCCCAG GCAAAGTCGTCATCAGGGTGTCATCCTCATGTTAATCttgtcagagaggaggaaaagtgcATGACAGATCTTTTAAAGTCACACAGAGCAACAG AAAACAATATCAGTGTGCACTGTAAGGGAATGTGGGATGACCTGAACTGCTGGCCACCTGCATCTCTTGGAGAAACTGTCTCTCAGCCATGTCCAGACGTTTTCAATTCAGAAG GTAAAGTGCACCGCAACTGCACCGCCAGTGGCTGGACAGACCCGCTCGTCCCACATGAAGATGCATGCGGCTACACTTTCAATGAGACGCTCCACTTCCTTGGAGAG TCCTCAGATTCCCATTTGTATTTCTCCTACGTGAAGACCATGTACACAGCTGGGTACACCCTCTCTCTCATCTCCCTCACCATCGCTGTCACCATATTCTGTCTGTTTAG aaagcTGCACTGTACCAGGAACCACATTCACATCCAGCTGTTTATCTCCTTCATCCTGAGAgccatcttcatcttcatccgAGATGCTCTGCTATTCACTAATGAAGAGATCTACCACTGTGACTACTACCCG GTGGCATGTAAAGTTGTGCTGATGTTTTCCAACTACTCCATCCTGGCAAACTACAGCTGGCTGCTGGCGGAGGGTCACTTCCTCTTCACGCTGGTGAGCCGCTCCTTCTTCTCCCTAAAGAAACACCTGGCCTGGTACATCGTCCTAAGCTGGG GCTTACCTCTAATTGTTATTGTCTCCTGGGGATGTGCCAAGTACTTTTACGAAGACGAAGG CTGTTGGGAGACCAGGAGACATGAATGGATTTGGTGGATACTTCGAGTGCCGGTTCTTCTGACTATATCT ATGAACCTCATCTTTTTCTTGGGCATTTTGAGGATACTGGTGAGCAAACTCAGAATGCCAGATGCACAGAGGAATGAATTCAGCCAGTACAA GAGGCTGATCAAATCtacattttttctggtggctCTGTTTGGTCTGCATTACatcctgtttgttttcttacCTGTTCAAGTCAGCAGCTCAGTGTTTAAGATATGGACCTTTGCAGAGCTGGCTCTGTCTTCCACACAG GGTTTTGTGGTCGCTGTGCTCTACTGCTTCATGAACGGAGAG GTGCAGCATGAGTttcagaggaggtggaggaggtggaggctgaCTCAGCACCTGCCCAGTCGGCGGAGGCAGCATCACAGCTCCATCAGCCACAGCGGGTCTCCCCACACACAGGTCTCCCTGCTGCCCTGCTCCCCAGGCAACCCGACAACAGGCGGACTCCCCATGGATACTATGGCGATGTGA
- the LOC117250084 gene encoding acyl-CoA-binding protein-like, which yields MEQTFKTAAVDATKLKQRPNNKYLSDLYGLYKQATVGDNTSDRPGMFDIAGRAKWDAWILKKGLSKEEAMEAYVNLVKELKGIYGMD from the exons CAGACctttaaaacagcagcagtcGATGCAACAAAGCTCAAACAAAGACCAAACAACAAATACCTCAGCGACCTATACGGCTTATACAAGCAGGCCACAGTTGGTGATAATACCTCAG ACCGTCCAGGGATGTTTGACATCGCTGGTCGAGCGAAATGGGATGCATGGATACTAAAGAAAG GTCTGTCCAAAGAGGAAGCAATGGAGGCCTATGTTAATTTGGTGAAGGAGCTGAAAGGAATATACGGGATGGATTAA